In a genomic window of Corvus hawaiiensis isolate bCorHaw1 chromosome Z, bCorHaw1.pri.cur, whole genome shotgun sequence:
- the TUSC1 gene encoding tumor suppressor candidate gene 1 protein, translating to MRRMRAVGGRWDSGAARGGRAALGAAAGSGGRGGAAEAGGGRQGWRGESRGSPQQLAERYADLAASHSEALRQREEREWHNARLRQENARLRLENRRLRRENRCLFRQALLGPGPDKPPADPGEEAEALRAQLGRLQEKHRRALRHLRRCRAAGGPEASGAEDGELDELLLDEDDQPLDKKSLVPAV from the coding sequence ATGAGGCGCATGCGCGCGGTGGGCGGGCGCTGGGACagcggcgcggcgcgggggggGCGCGCGGCTCTCGGTGCCGccgccgggagcggcgggcgcggcggggccgcggaggcgggcggcgggcggcagGGCTGGCGGGGCGAGTCGCGGGGGTCGCCGCAGCAGCTGGCGGAGCGGTACGCGGACCTGGCGGCCAGCCACAGCGAGGCGCTGCGGCAGCGGGAGGAGCGCGAGTGGCACAACGCGCGGCTGCGCCAGGAGAACGCGCGGCTGCGGCTGGAGAATCGCCGCCTGCGCCGCGAGAACCGCTGCCTCTTCCGACAGGCCCTGCTGGGGCCCGGCCCTGACAAGCCCCCCGCCGACCCGGGCGAGGAGGCGGAGGCCCTGCGCGCCCAGCTGGGGCGGCTGCAGGAGAAGCACCGCCGTGCCTTGCGGCACCTGCGGCGCTGCCGGGCCGCCGGCGGGCCCGAGGCCTCGGGAGCCGAGGACGGGGAGTTGGACGAGCTGCTGCTGGACGAGGACGATCAGCCGCTGGATAAGAAGAGCCTGGTGCCGGCCGTGTAG